Proteins encoded in a region of the Streptomyces sp. NBC_01471 genome:
- a CDS encoding winged helix-turn-helix domain-containing protein: MGLWVIDADTLARSRFVISQFSEAFACLVMLESGLTGHPGERSWLAAHRPAYQELMAADPVTRLLVRTGLRPHWIADFLSPTPPCEDESDFHRELAGVRATPPAEARYDLAVGAGGRLPAALYRDDLPDRAADLLEWVWTETVLPYWPRRRRLFEADILARTRLLTKGGWAAALDGIRPGMRWLGEGRLRINHGAYEPQEVSDAQLLFVPASGRSGWVSWKRPHRFSAVYPCTGQLSEPAREASPEALGRLLGSGRASVLVLLDTPKSTTQLVALSGQALGSVGRHLKILLDSGLVFRRRAGRSVLYCRTAAGDVLVAAQD; this comes from the coding sequence ATGGGGCTGTGGGTCATCGACGCGGACACACTGGCGCGCAGCCGGTTTGTGATCTCCCAGTTCAGCGAGGCTTTCGCCTGTCTGGTGATGCTGGAGTCCGGGCTGACCGGGCATCCCGGCGAGCGGTCCTGGCTGGCCGCGCACCGGCCCGCCTACCAGGAGCTGATGGCCGCGGATCCGGTCACCCGCCTGCTGGTACGGACCGGTCTGCGACCGCACTGGATCGCCGACTTCCTGTCACCCACACCGCCCTGCGAGGACGAGTCGGACTTCCACCGCGAGCTGGCCGGGGTCCGCGCGACCCCGCCGGCCGAGGCCCGCTACGACCTGGCCGTCGGCGCGGGCGGCCGGCTGCCCGCCGCTCTGTACCGGGACGATCTGCCGGACCGCGCGGCCGACCTGCTGGAGTGGGTGTGGACGGAGACCGTGCTGCCGTACTGGCCCCGGCGACGGCGCCTCTTCGAGGCGGACATCCTGGCGCGCACCCGGCTGCTCACCAAGGGCGGCTGGGCGGCGGCGCTGGACGGCATCCGGCCGGGGATGCGCTGGCTGGGCGAGGGCCGGCTGCGGATCAACCACGGCGCCTACGAGCCTCAAGAGGTCTCGGACGCACAGCTGTTGTTCGTTCCGGCGAGCGGGCGCAGCGGCTGGGTCTCGTGGAAGAGGCCGCACCGCTTCTCCGCCGTCTATCCCTGTACGGGCCAGCTGTCGGAGCCCGCCCGGGAGGCCTCGCCCGAGGCGCTCGGCAGGCTGCTCGGCAGCGGACGGGCGAGTGTTCTGGTGCTGCTCGACACCCCGAAGAGCACGACGCAACTGGTCGCGCTCTCGGGCCAGGCCCTGGGCTCGGTGGGCCGCCATCTCAAGATCCTGCTGGACTCCGGTCTGGTGTTCAGACGGCGGGCCGGACGGTCGGTGCTCTACTGCCGGACGGCGGCCGGGGACGTACTGGTGGCGGCGCAGGACTGA
- a CDS encoding bifunctional riboflavin kinase/FAD synthetase — MQRWRGLEDIPQDWGRSVVTIGSYDGVHRGHQLIIGRAVRRARELGIPSVVVTFDPHPSEVVRPGSHPPLLAPHHRRAELMADLGVDAQLILPFTTEFSKLSPADFIVKVLVDKLHALAVIEGPNFRFGHRAAGNVGFLAELGATYDYEVDIVDLSVSGEAGGGEPFSSTLTRRLVAEGDMTGAAEILGRPHRVEGVVVRGAQRGRELGFPTANVETLPHTAVPVDGVYAGWLTADGERMPAAISVGSNPQFDGRERTVEAYAIDRVGLDLYGMHVAVDFLAYVRGMEKFDSIDALLVAMADDVKRCRTLIEAYESH, encoded by the coding sequence GTGCAGCGCTGGCGTGGCTTGGAGGACATTCCCCAGGACTGGGGACGCAGCGTCGTCACCATCGGCTCCTACGACGGGGTGCACCGCGGCCATCAGCTGATCATCGGGCGTGCCGTGCGGCGCGCGCGGGAGCTGGGCATCCCCTCCGTGGTCGTCACCTTCGACCCGCACCCCAGCGAGGTCGTGCGCCCCGGCAGCCACCCGCCGCTGCTCGCTCCGCATCACCGGCGCGCCGAGCTGATGGCGGACCTGGGCGTGGACGCCCAGCTGATCCTCCCGTTCACGACCGAGTTCTCGAAGCTGTCGCCCGCCGACTTCATCGTGAAGGTCCTGGTCGACAAGTTGCACGCGCTCGCCGTCATCGAGGGTCCCAACTTCCGCTTCGGCCACAGGGCAGCCGGAAACGTCGGTTTCCTCGCCGAGCTGGGCGCGACGTACGACTACGAGGTCGACATCGTCGACCTCTCGGTGAGCGGGGAGGCGGGCGGCGGCGAGCCGTTCTCGTCCACCCTGACCCGCCGCCTGGTCGCCGAGGGCGACATGACCGGCGCGGCCGAGATCCTGGGCCGCCCGCACCGTGTCGAGGGAGTCGTGGTCCGGGGCGCGCAGCGCGGCCGCGAGCTGGGCTTCCCCACGGCGAACGTGGAGACGCTGCCGCACACCGCGGTCCCGGTGGACGGGGTGTACGCGGGATGGCTGACCGCGGACGGCGAGCGGATGCCCGCGGCGATCTCGGTGGGCAGCAACCCCCAGTTCGACGGCCGCGAGCGCACTGTCGAGGCGTACGCCATCGACCGTGTCGGCCTCGACCTGTACGGCATGCATGTCGCCGTCGACTTCCTCGCCTATGTGCGCGGCATGGAGAAGTTCGACTCGATCGACGCGCTGCTGGTGGCCATGGCGGACGACGTGAAGCGGTGCAGGACGCTGATCGAGGCGTACGAGTCGCACTGA